A window of Dysidea avara chromosome 1, odDysAvar1.4, whole genome shotgun sequence genomic DNA:
taatcaggttAATCGTGCCCATAATCTTTATACAGGCTCCACTGTAAACAAACTGTTTAGTGCCTACTCAAAATATTATTCTCAGAGTACACCTGCTTATCATAGACACATTGACCTTAGCCTAATTGATAGTCTGTTTGTTTGTGTTAGTCTTTTTATTTTTACAGGCAGACATATCCAACTATTGTAGTAGTAGCACTACTATGTACATTCATACTTAGCAAATACCATTACATTATGTGTTTGTAGCATTAAACCTCACACAACACAATGTTCTCCACtacaacacaatacacaacACTACAAGTATGATAATTATCAACAAAAGACATTTAGTCTATTCTTTCAAAGAAGCACTGTCCTGCGTGTGTACAAAAAACACAACCAAGAGGCTACAAGGCAAAACTAAGTACTGCATTAGCCTCAACCCCCAGTGCAGTATTGTTCATACACAGGAGGCCCTTAAGGTGTTATACTGTACTTTCTGGTCATCTTGCTCAAAGCGTTTTATCTCAAGTGCCTGAACTGCTTTAATTTTCGGTGATCAGAAGACTTCATATAAtctttctagtcgtagaacaaatagtttggctagttttagtaaCTTACAAAGCCACCAAATGCTGTCTGAGTGACATTGTTTTCATTACGTACTGCAATTGTCCAATTATCTGCATAATATCCATAGAACTAtattgtatgactcatacagtgcAATATGTAGCTGACTGGTACTGTATGGAAAATGCAGTAGCCATCAGTATTTTGaacctcccacacaaagtacaatagtATGATAGTACCTTAAAAGTAGCTTTAGCCTTGTCTTTATTTATCATCTACACATTACCATTCAATACCATACTCATGTCATCATGTAAATACTACCATTGCCCTCTATTTATTTAGCAAAACAATTTCACATGAAAGATCCCACAGTAGACCCATCCACAGAAATACCTAACATTGACCAGAGATATATGGTAGCACCtattaccatagataatagagtgcataaaagggataggaaacgcaataatgTGACGTCAcgaaatacgtacatttctattggaattccgtgtattacgtcacgaacatactcgttacgcttgctgcgcttgtatcaaagagaaacaaattgttgtaacaacagaattttgtaaccaacgactgcgAAACTTCGCTACAATAAACTttaagtaagtaatcgagggaactaggatggtaccaactctcaaggaagttatacgcaatATTACAGGAGATTTAAAGTGAAGAAAAAAatggcccaaaaattactttaaaccacttcactttcttcgcaaatatattctatcctattaactgtgataaacctattccttaccatttaacagagagaaCCAGAGCAAATATCAGAGCAAAACAAAAACTGTTGCtcgaagaaacgactaagtatcttccattatTACCCAAAAGtttaaccaccttgcagtacaacgcaagggtaaaagactgtgttggtgacactcCTAGCTTACCATAAGATTCAAAAGTGGAATCGGCTATACAAGAAGCAGTATGGAcaaggcatgaaggtactatgagcgaaagtatgatggcgtgtaacaatcacggttaatgcgatacgctttgttacaaaatctacggtctgaattctctcgccaaaatctctcacaaaggcctcaatacttgctgtagtctgttggattactatttacgctgcttagaacactaattcccatgcttgagcacaaaactgttttgtcctttcaagtcacgcgtaacggaaatcaaaccggaaatcgcttgcatATCCTATCCCTCttatgtactctattatctatgctattaCCCATCCACTTGTCTATTGTGTGGTGAGCTAACAGGGTTGATATCGGTGTCCACTTACAAACCAACTACTATAAATGGAGTCTTAACAGTGTATACATGCCCTATAAGCCATTCAATGGTATAACAAACAcaccactagtatatctgaaCCTAGCACAACATACACAACTCCAATAGCATAAACAAGGAAGGTGTTAACGCAACGTTCCTTTAAAAATTTCCTACTAGTAATTAACATGACCCTACCCATTATTCACTTCATTTACTCGACAAGCAATTTACCACGACTACATGAACAAAAAATTGCGATACATTGTTATTGTTATCTACTAATTGCCGTTATCAAATTTAGCGGTGTTTTACAAACCTACAACTGCTAAAATCGCCTATTGTAGTATTGCATTGTAACAATAACCTTCGCATGGTATACAAATAACACAAACAACATATTTACGAGCCATTAACAACGCTAACTATAAACATACGCATTCCATATTGTCAACTAATCGCTAGACAaagttacaaaacaaaacaaaacgcacacacatacaccattTAAAACCAATTTCCATACCCTGCAATAGTTGAAAATCTGAATACTTCTCTATTCAACTCCCCTAGCGCGCAACAAAATCTCGCAAGCTTCGGTCAAGAACTCTAAGGGAGCGCGGTAACTAAGACATTTTTCAAACAAGCTCTGGTTACCAATCACAAATTTCGGCTGACCACAAAACTTTTGTGTGCGcagtaattttaaaatttcgcGAGAACGAAGTGTTGGATTTCATGTACATTGTAAAATATGCTAAAATGCTAGTTTCTTCATTAGTAAATACAAGTTCATGTCTACTTCAAATCCTTGAAAGTTGTTAGCATCTCCTTGTAGCTTCATCAGTAATCCTCCATAAGAGACATACACAGCCCTGCAAGAACACAGTAACAAATTGACAATGACATGTATATGTCTGCATTGTACATATTACACTAACTACAAAAAGTAGATTCTCAATTGCACATGCATCAACGTCATTGTAGCTCAACAGAGACTTTCACTGACAACCTACCCAAGACGTCTCCTACAACAATGACACCATGAGATCTGAAACCTTACCTAGTGACCACAACCATGTTGTTACATTATAGTGAATACACGTACACAGATAGGCCAACCATTAGGTCCCATTTATTTTGCCAAGATCTGGCTGaataacaacaacaatgaaTACAAATAACCACACAGGATGAACAGTGTACAATGAGATCATACTGGCTTGGGTGGTCTCAATCATGTGACCCACACAACATTATTTCATTGTGTCATTAATTTCGTTAAATACAAGAATACACAATCTTGTGTCCTACTCATTTTACAGGCAACCATTTGAAAACAAGTACCAAGCCCATGATAGCTAAACGCATTAATCAAAAATTGTTCCACTTATTTGGCTAAAATTCTTATTAATCTAGTGATATGCTTTATTACACTCCAAAATACATACATCAGTGATAACTACAAAAGATCCAATCCCATGATAGTTGTTATtgaaaaaaatgtgtgtgtgtgtgtgtggaggagGAAGGAGGAGGGGCATGCCCCACACATTCCTGACAGGAGCATTCTGTGCATGTTGATGAGTGTGATTTGTAAAGTCAAGTGTTTTAAATGACACTGCAATTTTTATAGTCAAATTCTATCTGATGATAATTATATGCACTCAATGTATAAACCATAAATATTAGTCTGCCAAAAGTTTATAGCCATCCAGAAAATTCCAACCATGGAGATGCATATTAAGCACCCTGGCTATTATTAAGAACCAACAACTTAAACTTACAATCTTCCCCCTGGTCCTGATTCTCCTTCCACTCTGTACATTTTGCCGTACATTACGTATTCAAATGAGTCAGCAAGACTGGGCCCCTGGTCATATTCTCCATCGTCGGGGAGACCATCCTCTCTTAATGTCTTTGTTAATAACAGACGAAACTTTTCATTCAGTTCCACTGGGTACATTTGAGTGTTGACATCTAATATGAGGTCCATCTTGAAACTTTCACTTTCAGCAAATATCCGTGAAACTGCCAATATAATTAAATAAACATAATATACTAAAACAATCCCGTCTACAAGTGTATAAACTTATATAGTAAATTTTGCGTGCAGTTAAAAGCTTACATTACTACAGCAAACACCTGCAACTTTTAAGACCAGTTATTTTGAGTGTACATTTTACAGTTTATAGTTTAGCTTTGCCTCTTTCAGTGCTGGGTAAAGTACATGAAGGTAGACCTGTTCAGAGAAAAGTCATTCTTTTACGTAACTAGTTTGGAGAATCAAGAAGAGGCTTGCtttatgaaaacaataattatatggaTACATCCTAACACACCATCACTACAACTCTATTACACATATCACCATAACAGCAGATCAATATATAACATCCAGCCAGACATGGTCCAGGTACATGAAAGAACAAGGGTGGTAATTGTAGGCA
This region includes:
- the LOC136252968 gene encoding DNA-directed RNA polymerases I, II, and III subunit RPABC3-like, encoding MALILFEDIFDVKDIDPDGKKFERVSRIFAESESFKMDLILDVNTQMYPVELNEKFRLLLTKTLREDGLPDDGEYDQGPSLADSFEYVMYGKMYRVEGESGPGGRLAVYVSYGGLLMKLQGDANNFQGFEVDMNLYLLMKKLAF